The nucleotide sequence catggttcggaactttggggataAAGTtaattcaaagggggtcgagtgtgacagggagactaccgtcgcccttcacagcagactctgcagagttgttcgccttagaagttgtgggctttccttgcatgtacccgtaagttgtcctcactgtaaaagtgcaacgGTCGAATCTAAATAtggaaaaatccactgtcatctatctctatatatttatatatatagatggatatatacggcttctgtgtgtgtgtgtgtgtgtgtgtgtgtgtgtgtgtgtgtgtgtgtgtgtgtgtgtgtgtgtgtgtgtgtgtgtgtgtgtgtgtgtgtgtgtggaggcaacacctgtggattgtagagttctgtttgtgatggggtctggcggcttttgtctgtctgtatgttctggcctttgagaagccataacagttaatatagggcttagaaataagctctaaaattctcaatcccgtttgagaggacttcgccttcaaaggtgattgtggtgaaccgccacgctgtctgtctctgtctcgcgattcaccccggcgaagccgggtactcCTCTAGTGTAAAATAAATGGAAGAAGGTGATAAGTGAACATGAGGTGACTGAATAAACAGATACATTGATGATGTGCTTAGcagaaaatagaaataaaataaaaaaattagttgaataaataaattaataattAAACGAATAATTATGTTGCGTTGCCCTGTATTGGGTTTTCAAGGCAAGCATAAAGACGACGTTCCATTTTCAAGCGCCAGtggtatggaaagccgtttggctcataactattacagctgtaatttaaaataaatacagctgtatttaatgataaatacagctgtatttaatcataaatacagctgtatttaaaaataattacacctgtatttaaaaatatatacagctgtatttattattaaatacaggtgtaattatttttaaatacagctgcatttaaaaataaatacagctgtatttaaaaataattacacctgtatttaatagtaaatacagctgtatttaaaaataaatacacctgtaattatttttagatacaggtgtaattatttttaaatacagctgtatttatttttaaatgcagcTGCATTTAATAAATGCGGCTGAAATAAATTagaacttgaatcggaaaatgtaCGACATGCAAAGCGACAATCTCGTGGAGATACTACTTCCGGTGACGCCACTGGATCAGACCCGCCATTGCGACGTCAATTTGTTGCAGTCTGGTAATGAGCCAGAAGAAGTTTTAAGAAGGTAAGCaacgttttgtttgcttgttcatttgtGACTTAATGGAAGAAACAATGCGTgatctttgaaacacgggtaccgggtcccggtttgataaccactggcagtggcaatcaaagatggcgtgtaaaactaaaagcaactttctgtgttttggagttcattaaatgttgggatgaatatgtcaggtttgaggatgcacatttctgtaggttcatctcggtattccaccccctcggctttctgttgtaaatattaagctgagcacggtgatcgaatgtggaagctacgtttggtcaaaggtcacagaagatttgcgtcgtgcagcgaaggaaagaatcgcgatcttgtttccgaatcggtacctctttgtttttcattaaacctgtcattctgcttgctcggctttgttagatgtttgcatatcgtgttgctattttctttgcttttattattgtttcttacttgtgcttcgtttatcgatacaacgcaaGTAATAAAAGTGTTTGGCAATTTTCAGGGAAAATGGAATGCTACTTGTAAACTGTACAACGCATGGTGTATTCCAGGATATCTGATCAAGAGTTGGATGCGTTGGTGGAACCAATTACTGCTTCCAACAAGCTTACTGGGTCCTTAATGATACAAGCTCGTCTGAAAGGACAGGGGACAGTACTTCAGGTAACTCTTCTGTGCTGAATATTAGAATAGTAAAGcttcaaaaaggaattttaaaCTGTTGAAAAACAACTGAGAAATGGACCAATGTTTCACAGTCACAGATTCTGATTTTAAAGTTAAGTAataccgtttttatatttagtcaagttttgactaaatattttaacgtagaggggggaattgagacgagggtcgtggtgtatgtgtgtgtgtgtgtgtgtctgtctgtctgtctgtgtgtgtgtttcgatcCATCATACAACGCCGCAGCTATGGAGGTCAATGCGTTGCTTCGGCAGGGCACTGTGGACTCCCCTAGAGTTGTATTTTGGGACCATGATTTTATGTTTTCCGCTGGAAAACAGTTTACGTTACCTGAATTTGCAGCGTCATTTCCTGGGTGATGGTGTGCATCTAGCAAACGTATATTCCCAAGCTTGGGACCTGTTGGCGTAACATATCAAGATCAAGAAGATCAAGCAACGTCAGGACAGGCCAGGTTGTACAAGTCCCTTCGTCAGGCGATAAACACAGTCGGTTTTTGTGTGATTAAATAATGTTGTAGCCGGGTCAGGTTGCATTGTGCGTTTTGACTGATCAGCTTACAAAGCACGGGTATAGGAACAGGGAATCTTcaaattgtttacattttctttcttgtttgatgCGGGTGGGTGGCATAAATCGACGGCTCTAAATGGGGTCAACCAGATCGGTAGATGGGAAGTAACTCGAGTTTATGACAGGCTCGTTGTGGATGATGTCCCTTGTCTAAAAACCAGTTCAAGGTGGATCCGGAATGGTTCTTCGATCAACACGATTGTTGAGTGTTCTGTCAAATCAAGATATCGTGACATGTTTCAAcagtatgtttctgtgttggtGGATAGTATGGATCAGTGTTTTTCCAGAGTACTTGGAAATAATTTTCAGGTGAGATTCTGATGAACATGTTGGTGTTACGATGCCTTTTCATGTGAGCGTTTGTCAATTCAGAGAATCAGAATATTTGTTCCTGTGGAGGTACTGTATGTCAATTACCTCGGGTGTTTGTCATTTCAGTGAATCAGGAAATATTGGTTCCTGTGGAAGTACTGTTTTGTCAATCAcctgttattttgcctaggagaTTCCAAATTTATTTTGATTGTGGTACTGTGGGCTAGGTAATATTTCATGTGGAGGTACTGTTGTCACTTGTGTTGGCTGGTGCCTCACAGATTACAAACACTATTTTGGTTAAAGTACATGTACCGTGGGCTAGGTAATATTTCATGGTGGGGCTGATTTTTCAGAGAATCAGAAAACATGGTtcgctgttgttctttttgtcaaaTTAAGCTATAGGGCCTCAGAGATTCCAACATTAGTTAGTATGTGGATTTGTTAGCCAGGTATTatgttggtgtgtgacagttCAGAGAACCATGATGTAATTTCCTGTTGGTGTTCTGTTTGTCATAAATGTATTGAGCCTCAGAGATTCCAAACTCGTTTGGTGGGGGTACTGGGTGCCAGGATTTGAGTttgacacagaaaacacaattgGTTTGAAGTACTTTGGGCCAGATTTTAATCAATTTCTTTGGTTTGTATTTCAGACTCCCAAAATCTGGTGACAACTTCAGAAGTATGGGATATTAAACACCTTTTACAGGCTGAACAGTGAAGGAGTTGTTAACTCCTGCAAGGAGCAGCAGACAAGTTCAAGGCTTATGTGTAATTCTCAGTAATCTGACAAATAAGGCTGTGTTCACATATCCTGTTTTTTATGCACAGGAATATGCCTCCCAGGAGGGCAGCGTCAAGGCGGGTAGCCGAAGTGACCCGAGCCGCTGCAGGTCGGCCGAGGGCCAGCAACCAGACAGCCTCGCAGCGACAACCCGGTGGGTTTGAGTCAGCCACAGCAGGAGGGGAAGAAAGCGCCACTGCTTTGGCCGCGGTATTGGCAGAACTACGCAGGCTGGGGGAGCGGCAAGAGACCTGCCAAGTGGCCATTGTCTCGCTCCAGAAAGACAACCAACGTCTGCAAGAAGCTGTTTCGGGTGATCGTGAGGCCATCGCCTCAACATCGGGATCGATGACAACCGGTACCAGCAATTCTACCCTGTCTGGCTCGGTTGCCAACCTGGTCAACACAATCACAGGTGAGGCGGCAACCCAATTGGTGCCTGTTGTTTTGTTCGTCGAGGATAAAGTTAAACGCAGGATCTGGGGCCCGGGGCGTCAATCCACAATGACaactgaaaagtttcaaatggaagcgtgtcaatgttaattgtaattcaatctgacaatGATCTCTTTCCTGCGTTCATGCGGTTGCAAACAgaccagaattggttctgttctgttcacatagTACTTTGAGTTCACTTACATGCAAGGGTGATGCACAGTATTCCTATGGAGAGAACTTCATCTTTAAGTGTACTTCGATTAACTGAAGATATTCAATTGTTTACTTCAATGTGGGAGGTGTGCAATGTGTAAATACACATCAACTCAGTCAGTAAGATTTATGTGCTGGTGTATGATGCAGAGCTGTCAGCCCCTATGAAGCTTCATGTGTAGCAATCTTGAATTTATagtgtagcaaatggtgtttatcTTTAAGTATTGCATCATCTTATAATCCACTGCACCTACATGTTTATATGTCAAGACACAAATGTTGCAATAACTGTGTTCAGACAAGAAAACAGCAGCAGGAACAAATGAACATTGTAGAGTGTCTGTATAACGAAGTAGCATTTTCTGTTTTACAAGTAGCATGCTACATCGAAAGCGTAATAGTCTGCAGCTCTAATTGGGCCACTAATGCGACATGGTGCTTTTGGATTCCACAAGTTATTTTGCATGTTGTTTTTAAGGCAAATATGTCAGAAGCTCCTAAAGAACTTTAGTGGGTAAGCCTGTGACATTGTTGtccacatagagaatactatatgGTTTCCTATGAAATACCAGTTTTACTCAAGTTGTGCTTTTAAATATTAAACTGCGAACAATATTTCAAAACACtagtgtaaaactggtatcaaacaggaagccatgtagtattctgtttatcctacatacagggttcgtacaggtcatggaaagtcatggaatttgatttttaattttccagacctggaaagtcatggaatttcaattcaagtcatggaatttcaattcaagtcatggaatttaacataaataagaaagaaaaaaaaataacctttagcacgccagctttctttcgagttgtttcttgacaacaaaaagtatgcggaattggaacgaattaccaaggaagatcttcgcaatgaactgtgtatcgcggtgaaaaaaatgacagttcgtcaagtcacagtgttaGTGACGGTtatgaaacggaatttacgaaagtgcagatggatacaaacagtggctggtccagtttagtgaaatgacaggaccagcaaacattaccgataatctgactgcgtagcaaatgcttgacttgcttgtcaaagagacactgcgtagaaactgactcaaattcagtgcaaagcaagccagtgtcaaaactggcagtgacaagatgtaaaaagtttgcgtgttcggaaatggcgacctgtggatctagtcatggaaaatgttattgaggctcatgggaaagtcatggaattttgtttctaaaaaccagtggggaccctgtacatACTGTTGCATGTTCATTGCTGTAAATGTCCCTTTGTCGAAGCGCCCAGATTGaagaagcttaaaaattgaaCCTGGATCTCTCCGAATGCCTCGTGTAATCTTTTATGTCAAAGCAAGGAAATGTCACTGGTGTGGTGTTTACGTTCTTAAAATTCTTCCGAGTGTTCAAAGAAGGACGCTTGTTTCGGTATTGGAGGCAGTGAAAAATCAGGTCCTTGTCAGACAAGACCTCTTTACACATGCAATGTAGAGTGAAtggtattgttatgacatgagtgGTATGTCACGTTAGTGTAATAAGTTGTATTCTTACACGCTCCACAAAGGCACAGAGTACGGGGAGCCATCCCGCGGGTTGATCCTGGTGGAGTAGCTGTCAGAGCTTTGGCGTTGAGGCCCACGAGACGTCGTCTGTACCAAGTATCAGGACCAAACGCTCTCTGGCATCTAGACGGATACCACAAGttgatatcgtgagtacagctacaaatacatacactgggcacaaaaaaatcctttttaaaaatttggtGAATGTTGAGTGTGTCCGGTGGTGGGGAGGATGTTGGGGGTTGTGCCAGTTTGAACATGGAATTTGAGTGGATTGATACAGGTGGCATAAGGGTGATAAGGAATTCTCTTATTTTATGACGCtggaatctttcttttaagacctacataaCCCTGAGATAATAaggtcttataatgggggtaaacttacagaggttatgagcagaaTATCTTAGAGAACAGCATACCTGCCAATTGCTACGATTTTGGCGCAGCATGCTCCGATTTTGCAGGAATTGCTACGCTGCTACTCTAAGCCCTGAGCTGctacgctaaaaaaaaaaaaatgacaagcgTGCAAAATGTTCACTTATTGCTTGACAATCAACAATGAACATTGCATAACTAGTCGAGTACCGATGGCTGGGAACCACTCCGTTATGACTCGATATTGTCCACGTGACTTGCTTAGCAAATCGTGAATTTTATTGCAAGCATTCGCATTTCCGGTGACTCTATGCGCCAATTGTGAATTTGATTAGAATATGCAATGCACTTGTTAAGTTGTAAGCTGTGCACAGTGACGGTGTTAGAAGTGGAAACTGGAGGGAGACAGGATAAAAACGGGGAAACGTAAGGGTGGTGAAGATTATGGTGCAAGTTCCACACCGATGCGGGCAAATcattttcaacgatttttgccGAAGAATTCGACAGACTTTGCGTGTATAGGTAAtaatacctgctattccgacttggttgtgtgacagacgttttcttccacacgagattacgttgattgtctaaatctactttttgacggaagtggccgaacaactgtgaatgacgtctcgttatatgggaatgacgtcacagtcatcgtcacagtctgtatcttttgaagcatctcattcttcatgacgtctttctgtgtctgcatccgcaaaatgtttgttcattccggaatctttgtcatctatgttcagtagtggaatgcatgaatggagactatTATAGTTAGCAACTAAACGTAGGTTCGAACTACGCAGTTCGTAACTACAGATTTAGTCAGTCTGCAATGCATGAGAGCGAACTTGGTCGAGACTACTTAGTTACCAACAAAAAGAGTAGGTCATAACTTTCAAGTGACGTCACGGGGAATCCCCGTCACTGCGCAGGCGCGGTGAACTCTTCACCTTCGAAAGTGGTAAACAAACCAGCATGGGATTGGGAACATGGTAACAGTGCGAACTTGAGTGGTTGATCGATGCAATATTATTTTGGCgagcaaacaagacaaacatagGCAGAACGCAAATGTTTCTCTCAGTTCTTCCGCACATTACGAGAGCTAAAACTGCCCGACCGGGGAGATGTACGCAGCATATAGGCTGAGTCAGTGTCGTCGAAGATTTGAGTGATGGCTCAGTCGGTATGTACTGGGAAAAAGTCCGTGTCCCTCATACTGATTGTGCATTTTAAAGCAAAGCTGGAACTTTGTAACATACAATGATGTATGGATGTATTTAAGTTTGTGTTTCAATCTATGGGAGCGAAACTGACATTTCTGAACtgaaaaaagtcgtgttttgtgGAGTTTAGAGTTGTCAGTAGAGACCGAGTAATCGTTGAAGAGAAATAATTGCATGGTTCACCGATGGAGAGTTAAACGACCATAAAACCGCACCACAGGTATGTCACGAAGCTGTCTAAGTTCTACActatacaacaaaagaaaatttaatgagggaatcaagacaatagatcaactctctctctttctttctctcagtctctatctctctctctctctctcacacacacaggcatacgcacacactaacacacacacacacacacacacacactcactctctccctctctctctaaaccgCTAAGAGGGAGGGACAAAGTTGAGAACAAGAGTGCCAGATAAAGGAAGGAATGTAATTTGGAGCGATCattaaacaaattaagaaaCAAGCAAGTCAGCAAGCAAATCCTTGAAAATGTGTGATGTCATACAAAAGGAGCCAACAATGTTTTGGCCTGGTGTTCTACTTACAAAATAAACTAGTAAAAGAATTGTGAGATGTAAAGAGAAAAGATTAACTGGAAACACTACCGAATTACAAGACATCATCAGTGATTTGAATCATGCGCTTatgattttcttccttttttccagatcgggtagaatactttatgtcagtgacatatttaaatgattgcaattttgtgctggtctttaacatgaataattagaaacaatgaatacattattcaatgagtaggaagtgacaatattttaatgtgtatgatcttgtttgatgaatgccgcaaacactctgagaagttcttctaagcaagcaaagaaacagaGGTAATGAAGTTGGATACTGAGATGACTATATTTTGTAACTTCGACACTCtgtcttaaaggcatatgtactcgatgactatacacgctaattgctttaccaacagctggagacatgctaaattaagttccctgcaaaatattgtggtctaggaccccttcaatgttgagatatgttaattttcattttgatctggatcgtcctatttatagatttggcaacacatgtaacgttgatgcaagggagctaacaccgcggctttgttgacatcctcactttttcagaggctagaacaagctgtaatgcatgtattatggtccgcgcatggtgacatatcgtcattatatggtcttatggtgcgtttgacatcgattatgggcaaactacactttgtaaacacgggagcgcgtacatatgcctttaaggaagctagctgttgcttgaacatcatttgaaaattaatctgcgccagtttaaatgcattgCTTCGGTATGGTAGAGCTGATCATCAAAATGCATCTCATGTgtgaaattttagctttgatgttgcactgacttcagaagaCTAACCTGTTTCGTGAGTAAAAACTGCAAACATTTCAAGCTGACAAGAACAGAACGATGTTAAAATATAAGATATGATAAGGGAAATGTGAAGGCTAAATtaaacaaagaatgaaattgtaacccactctgtacaagtggcgcgttttgctgcattgatcatcttttattctttcatgtgttcttttgagtttccgacaacatttgttgtgtcattgtgtatgaacgttttaatttaaatgatgataaacaatgattgcatattttgtgtaaacgatttcgctcaacgtctcagatgtggcatgcaggcttcacgtggaataaaaccatccctccactttaacatataccagctgtcaaaaacacgtgtgtttactttgaagtgttggaatgtttgatcaattaatttgtttaacttCTACTGGCATCAATCCGCAAAATGTATTCATTCAAACATTCCAACTTTGCACATGACCCAGTCAGAATGTAAATGTTTGGTATGTATCAAAGTGTATAGATGGCCTAACCTCATGTAAGAGCCCATGCAGATATAAAATAGTAAGCCAAACTTGGCGTTTGCAAGAAGAACGGTGCCTTGAAactgacagcagcaacaacaatttaattatccacaatcacagtgtcactcagcttttcaccccatccaaaccaccagccatcctctcactaaaaaccaaaacaaactccccaaaacacacacacacacacattaaaacacagagaatcatgagatttgtttgtttgtttattcatcctgtagaatgtttctttagccactgagccaactataatactcgtcataaaaagtaggcagatccGTTTGAGGGCAAatctttatgatgaggccgtttattaaaaaaaccaaatacaggttgacccaaaaacaatgcaacccacaaCAAGTTAATAACCTACATTtgtggacat is from Littorina saxatilis isolate snail1 linkage group LG5, US_GU_Lsax_2.0, whole genome shotgun sequence and encodes:
- the LOC138967465 gene encoding uncharacterized protein isoform X2, whose product is MYDMQSDNLVEILLPVTPLDQTRHCDVNLLQSGNEPEEVLRRNMPPRRAASRRVAEVTRAAAGRPRASNQTASQRQPGGFESATAGGEESATALAAVLAELRRLGERQETCQVAIVSLQKDNQRLQEAVSGDREAIASTSGSMTTGTSNSTLSGSVANLVNTITGTEYGEPSRGLILVE
- the LOC138967465 gene encoding uncharacterized protein isoform X1, giving the protein MVLRSTRLLSVLSNQDIVTCFNSMFLCWWIVWISVFPEYLEIIFRNMPPRRAASRRVAEVTRAAAGRPRASNQTASQRQPGGFESATAGGEESATALAAVLAELRRLGERQETCQVAIVSLQKDNQRLQEAVSGDREAIASTSGSMTTGTSNSTLSGSVANLVNTITGTEYGEPSRGLILVE